In the Flagellimonas sp. MMG031 genome, one interval contains:
- a CDS encoding DUF4886 domain-containing protein: MKHILLPLLLFIAVNCKSQETKETEKIDVLFIGNSLTYYHDMPETLQQMLNETSSNFNIEHSTFPGMSLDAHLNNIIELRTEDQINTRRKEDGEKTKTEVKLSEKDWDVIILQEGTVRLLIPEAKKYKVETAIEEIKNRISNKDCKFILFKTWPSKKEYPKQYCYSKWAIDHSLENDEYCSPEIANLEQEFALINESYDLVAQKYGLTASDNGNKFYQILTEYPEVNVYEDNIHPNVYGAFLNACVFYQMLTGKKASKLKFNGEIEPKTAELLKEIAE, encoded by the coding sequence ATGAAACATATTCTATTACCATTATTATTATTCATTGCTGTTAATTGTAAATCTCAGGAAACAAAGGAAACCGAAAAAATCGACGTACTGTTTATTGGAAATAGTTTGACCTATTACCATGATATGCCGGAAACTTTACAACAAATGTTGAACGAGACTTCCTCTAATTTTAACATTGAACATAGTACATTTCCCGGAATGTCATTGGATGCGCATTTGAACAACATCATTGAATTAAGAACCGAGGATCAAATCAATACGCGAAGAAAGGAAGATGGTGAAAAAACCAAAACAGAGGTTAAACTATCCGAAAAGGATTGGGATGTCATAATTCTGCAGGAAGGCACCGTCAGACTATTAATTCCGGAGGCCAAAAAATACAAAGTTGAAACCGCAATTGAAGAAATCAAGAATCGAATTTCAAATAAAGATTGTAAGTTCATTTTATTTAAAACTTGGCCTTCAAAAAAGGAATATCCTAAACAATACTGCTATTCCAAATGGGCCATTGATCATAGCTTGGAAAATGATGAGTACTGCTCTCCAGAAATAGCGAATTTAGAACAGGAGTTTGCTTTGATCAACGAATCGTATGATTTGGTGGCCCAGAAGTATGGACTCACAGCATCGGACAATGGGAACAAATTCTACCAAATTTTGACGGAGTATCCAGAAGTCAACGTATACGAAGACAATATCCATCCCAATGTCTATGGAGCTTTTTTAAACGCGTGCGTTTTTTATCAAATGCTAACGGGTAAAAAAGCTTCTAAACTAAAGTTTAATGGGGAAATTGAACCAAAAACAGCGGAATTATTAAAAGAGATAGCAGAATAA